Genomic segment of Pacificitalea manganoxidans:
AGACCTCGCGGATCATCTCATCCTCGTCCATCTCCACCTCAAAGGCACCGCCATCGGCCAGCCCTTGATAAAAGGCGAAGTTGGAGTTAAGCGCACCGACCACATTGGTCTCGACCAATTCGTTGGCCTCCGCAAACCGGCCCAGAACGTCCAGCCGACTATGGGCGTCGTCCTGCATCATCGCCAGCTTATCCCGGGCCGCTTCTTCGGTGCCGGGATCAAGAAGCGCGTCGCGGGCGGCAATTTCCAGCCCCACGATCCGTTGCCCCAGATCGGAGCCAAAGAACTCTTCCAGCGGCGCAAGGTCTGTCTCAGCCAGCGTCTCAGCCAGCTGCCGCCGGACGATTTGCCCCATGCGGTCGGTGTCGTAGATCTGGTCCACGACCGTCTCCCAGCGCTCTCCGCCGCGCCCGGGGAACATCTCGTCCTCCAGTTCGTCGCCGTAGGACAGACCCTCCTCGCGCATGATGCCCAACAGGCGATCCATGCCCAGCCCGGCATAGAGCCCTTCGATCCGCTGCACCTGCACCGCGGCGAGCGGCGCGCTTTCCGAGCCCTCCGCGGCCACGCCCGCCTGCGCCAGCGCGGACCCGCCAGTGAGGGGCATCAGAAGCGCCAAGGCGGTCACGGCGCCACGCAGCAGCGTCGCGCCGGAGCGGCGCACCGCCACGGATGACAAGGGGCCACAAGGCCGGGTCGGGTTCATCTCAACCTCCGGGAGCACAAAGGGCGCACCGGCTTCCGACGCGCGCATGGCCGTAACTCTAGCCCCGCCCGATAAAATTGCCAACTGATGCGCGCAGGTCTGTCCGCGAGAGACATGCGCCACTGCGCACCGACCGCACGCAGGCCCCCTCCCCCGCAGCCTCGGACCTGCCGCCCGGACCTGCGCCGGAGACGCGGCGATAACGATCCGCAAAAGGGGCTTGCACCGCCCCGCCGAACCCCCTAAACCCCGCGCCACCAAGACCCCCGCGGAGAGGTGCCGGAGTGGTCGAACGGGGCGGTCTCGAAAACCGTTGAGCCTTCACGGGTTCCCAGGGTTCGAATCCCTGTCTCTCCGCCACTAACTCCCCAGAGTATAACTATATGCCCAACACCCCTACGGGTGGCTTGGGGCCTGTCGCGGGCATTCAGGGGTTCTGGGCCAGCGCTTCGAAGCTGTGCCATAGTGTTTCCGCGACCGGGCCGATGACCGGGCGGGGTTGGCGGAACGCGTAGATGCCTGCCTCAAACGGTAGGTGGGTGTGGGGGAGCACGATGTCTTGCAGCGCGCCCGAGGCCAGTTCCGCCGCGATCATGTGATCCGGCATACGCCCCCAGCCGAGACCGGCGAGCAGCAGGGCTTTCTTGCTGTGGAGGTCCCCGACATACCAGCGGCGCTGCCCCTTCTGCACGCCGAGTTCCCGATCGAACATGCCGCCCGCCTCCCCGCTGTCGTGAACGATGACTTGCGTGAAGCGACGCAGATCAGACAGGCGGCTCGGCGCGTTCATTGCCGCAATCAGGGCCGGGGCCGCGACGTTCCGCATGGCATGGCGACCCACTCGCAGGTGGCTTAGACCCTCCTCCTCCAGCAGAACCGAAAGCATCGGCGCGATGGCAAGCGCCGCCTCACCTGAGCGGACCGCGCTGACGGCTCCTGACAGCATTTCGGCCCGCAGAACGACCCGCGTATCGGGGAACTCCGCTTGCAGTTTCGCCAACGCAGGCATCCACAGACCGCTGTCGACGCTGGCATCGATGGCGATTGTGAGCGTTTCCTCCTGACCCTTCTCGAAATGCCGGACAAGCTGCGTCAGATCATCGGCTTCTGCCAGAACCCGCAGCGATTGCAGATAGACCCGGCGCCCGACCGGGGTCAGATCAAGCCGATACCCGGACCGGTCGAAAAGCTCGGTCCCGGTCTGAAGCTCCAAGGCCTTTAGCGCCTGACTGACGGCAGGCTGGGTGCGGTTCAGCCGCAGTGACGCCGCCTTGACGGAGCCTGTTTCGACGACCGCGCGCAACGCTTTCAATTGCTCAAGCTTCATCCACGGCCTCCTGTTAAACGTTTCTTATGTAGATCAGTGAAAACTATAAATATCAAAATGGGCGGGATGCGCCTATCTATCGTGGATGAGCAGAGAAAGGCCCCATCCATGACCCAGAAAATCGTGATTGTCGGCGGCGGCTATATCGGCGCCGAGCTGGCGCAGTCGCTCGACGATAAGGCCGATGTGACGCTGATTGAGCCGCGCAGCCACTTCGTGCACGCGCCGGCGATGATCCGGGCCGTGGTCGACCCCGCGCTTCTGGACCGGGCGCTGATCCCCTATGACGCCCTGCTGGAGCGGGGACGGGTGCTGCGCGCGCGGGCGGCGTCGGTGGACGGATCGGGCGTGACGCTGGAGGACGGGCAACATGTTCCCGCCAGTCAGATCGTCATCGCAACCGGGTCTGGCAATGCCACGCCGTTCAAGCCTGCCGGCGACGACATCGAGGCATTCCGCGCGGAAAATGCCCGTGTTCATGCGCAGCTTCGCGCGGCCACAAGCGTGGCGATCGTCGGGGGCGGTGCGGTCGGCACCGAACTTGCCGGTGAGATCGCCCATGCCATGCCCGACAAGCGGATCACGCTGATTTCCGGGCAACCGCGACTGATCCCGGATAAGCCTGCGCGGCTGGGCACCGCCTTGGCGCGCAAGCTGGAACAGGCGGGCGTGGAGTTGATCTTGGGGCAGCGGGCCAATGACCTTGAAAGTATGACCGCGCCGCATGCGGGCCTTTTGCGGCTCAGCGACGGATCAACGCGCAACTTCGATCTGATCTTCCCGGCGCTCGGCGCGCGTGCGCAGTCGGACCTTCTGCAAGACTTGCCCGGGGTGCGGATCGGCGCCGCGGGCCGGGTCAAGGTCGATCCGTGGCTGCGCCCTTCCACCTACCCGAATGTCTTTGCCGCGGGGGATGTGGCTGATCCCGGTGACGCGATGACCATCGTCGCCACCAGCCGCCAACTGCCGTGGCTTAAGAAAACGCTGCTTGGCCTCGGCGAAGGCACGCCCCTTGAACAACTGAAACGTTACAAGCCGTGGGGGGAGAGGGCGCCCATCCTCGTGCCGCTTGGGCCGCAGCGCGGGAATTCCTACCTTGGCCTCTTTACCGCAGGCGATCTGGTGACGCGGATGATCAAGGGGAAGGATCTGTTCATCGGGAAATACAGGCTGCTGTTCAAACAGACCTGACCGGGGCCTCGCTAGCGGCGCATCGCGGCGTCGAAGGCTGACAGCTGCTGTCTGTAGTCCTGAAGCCGCGTATTGGCACTGCCGTCGATGACGATCAGCACCGTGAACATGGCGATGGCAGTGATGAGGGCCGCGCGCCACGCGGGCGCGTCGACAAACGGGATCAACAGCGCACAGAGCGCGATGATCGCCGGAAAGACGCGAAACGCCGCGATGCGGTAATCGTTCAGCACCTTGTCGGCGCGGGCGATCTCGGCGCTGAGGAACGCGCCCGGATCAGCCCCGTAGGCCGCAGGGATAGCCCCCAGCCGCGTCTGCGCCGGAATGAACAGCCCCACCCCAAGCACCACTAGAAGCCCGCCAGCGACCAGCCCCGGCAGAACAAAGGCCCGTGCCATGTCGGTCCGGCCTAGCTGCCATAGGGACAGACTGACCAGCATAAACAGCACACCGATGACCGCGAAGAGCGTGGAGGAGATCATTTCGGCACGCGCCCAATTGCTTGCCGTTTTAACTACGTCCATCTGTCGATCCATGTCCTGATGGTGACGGCGGCGGAACTGCCCGCTTGGCAGCCCCGCCCCTTCAGCCTGTCGCCCCGCCAGATTTGCGGTCAGCTTACCAGCCCCAGCTAAACCCGGTGTCTTTTTCCGTCCGCGCCCACAGGCGTGTCATGACCGCCTTATCATAGGCGTGGGGTTCCAGCGTGCCGCGTCCCACGGGGCCCACCCATTCCATCCGCCCTGTCGGGCCATACAGCGCACGCGGCTCCAGCCCGTCTTGGGTAGCGCACATCACCTCCGGATAAGCGCCTTTCTCGGCGGATTGGACGAGGGGCGACATCGACATCAGCTTGAACATGATCCGGGTGCCCAAACCGCCGCTGGTCTTGATCAGCGACGTGGCCGATGCGCCGGGATGGCAAACATAGACCTCGACCGAACGGCCTGCGGCCTTCACCCGGTCCTGCAACTCGTAGGCGAACATCATCTGCGCCAGCTTGCTTTGGCTATAGGCAGGGTTGGCGCTGTAGCCGTTGTCCCAGTTCATGTCGTCGAACCGGATGGTGCGCAGTCCCATTTTGTAGCCAAGACTGGCCACCACGACGATCCGGCCCTGCGATGCCTCGATCCGGTCAAACAGCATCCCGGCGAGAACGAAATGCCCGTAATGGTTGGTGCCAAGCTGGCTTTCGAACCCGTCCGGGGTCAGCTTCCGGGTGGGCACCTGCGCGATGGCGGCGTTGCAGATGAGCGCGTCGATCCGGGGCACCGTTTGCAGCGCTTCGGTTGCGGCGGCGCGCACAGATGCCAGATCGGCAAGGTCCATGCGGATGAAGCCCACGTCAGCGTCCGCACCGAACTCACGGCGCAAATCCTCGACGGCGGCGGTCGATTTTTCCGCACTACGGTTCAGCATTACCACCCGCGCGCCTTTCGACAGCAGGATACGCGCCGCCTGAAACCCTGCGCCCGCATTGGCGCCGGTGATGAGATAGGTCTTGCCGGTGAGCGTGCCAAGCTGCGCCGGGGTCCAGCCTTTGGCGCCGAATGTCTTGTCTGCCATGTCAATCAGTCCTCGAAATCGGGAGCCGTCGGCATCTGACCGGCGGCTGTGATGGGAAGCCCCACGGACCGGATGGGCCGGGTGGCGAATGTTTCGCGGGGCCGCGTCGCGCCGCAGCGCTTGCGTTTGTAAACCTTGCTGTTTACATATGCGACAACGGTGCCGAATGTAAACCCGTATGTT
This window contains:
- a CDS encoding NAD(P)/FAD-dependent oxidoreductase; translation: MTQKIVIVGGGYIGAELAQSLDDKADVTLIEPRSHFVHAPAMIRAVVDPALLDRALIPYDALLERGRVLRARAASVDGSGVTLEDGQHVPASQIVIATGSGNATPFKPAGDDIEAFRAENARVHAQLRAATSVAIVGGGAVGTELAGEIAHAMPDKRITLISGQPRLIPDKPARLGTALARKLEQAGVELILGQRANDLESMTAPHAGLLRLSDGSTRNFDLIFPALGARAQSDLLQDLPGVRIGAAGRVKVDPWLRPSTYPNVFAAGDVADPGDAMTIVATSRQLPWLKKTLLGLGEGTPLEQLKRYKPWGERAPILVPLGPQRGNSYLGLFTAGDLVTRMIKGKDLFIGKYRLLFKQT
- a CDS encoding SDR family oxidoreductase, producing MADKTFGAKGWTPAQLGTLTGKTYLITGANAGAGFQAARILLSKGARVVMLNRSAEKSTAAVEDLRREFGADADVGFIRMDLADLASVRAAATEALQTVPRIDALICNAAIAQVPTRKLTPDGFESQLGTNHYGHFVLAGMLFDRIEASQGRIVVVASLGYKMGLRTIRFDDMNWDNGYSANPAYSQSKLAQMMFAYELQDRVKAAGRSVEVYVCHPGASATSLIKTSGGLGTRIMFKLMSMSPLVQSAEKGAYPEVMCATQDGLEPRALYGPTGRMEWVGPVGRGTLEPHAYDKAVMTRLWARTEKDTGFSWGW
- a CDS encoding DUF2059 domain-containing protein; translated protein: MNPTRPCGPLSSVAVRRSGATLLRGAVTALALLMPLTGGSALAQAGVAAEGSESAPLAAVQVQRIEGLYAGLGMDRLLGIMREEGLSYGDELEDEMFPGRGGERWETVVDQIYDTDRMGQIVRRQLAETLAETDLAPLEEFFGSDLGQRIVGLEIAARDALLDPGTEEAARDKLAMMQDDAHSRLDVLGRFAEANELVETNVVGALNSNFAFYQGLADGGAFEVEMDEDEMIREVWQREPDIRIETEIWVFSYLNLAYQPLTDEEIDSYTTLSLTPEGQALNRALFAAFDELFLTISGELGLAAAQFVGGQDI
- a CDS encoding LysR family transcriptional regulator → MKLEQLKALRAVVETGSVKAASLRLNRTQPAVSQALKALELQTGTELFDRSGYRLDLTPVGRRVYLQSLRVLAEADDLTQLVRHFEKGQEETLTIAIDASVDSGLWMPALAKLQAEFPDTRVVLRAEMLSGAVSAVRSGEAALAIAPMLSVLLEEEGLSHLRVGRHAMRNVAAPALIAAMNAPSRLSDLRRFTQVIVHDSGEAGGMFDRELGVQKGQRRWYVGDLHSKKALLLAGLGWGRMPDHMIAAELASGALQDIVLPHTHLPFEAGIYAFRQPRPVIGPVAETLWHSFEALAQNP